The segment CCCCCTCCACGTGGACCCCCGCGGCCTCCTCCTCTCTGGCCATCACTCCTGGCTTCCCTCACTGTACAAGAAGGGTGACACAAATAAGTGATGGGAAAAAGTAATCACAGTGTCCATATAAGTCAACAGTTGGGGCAATGGCACATTgcgtaagaaaaatattaaggaCAAAAATTAAAGGCTAATTTCCATTATTAACATTATGATTATTCCCAAACTATTCTCCCATGTATACTAGTAAAgaacattcattaaataaagGGCAAACATGGGGAAAAAAAAGTACCAATAATTTTCTTGAACTTTAAGCAATCACATATTTTGAACAATAAAAGATGTCCAAGTAATAATTCACTTAATATGAACTAAAGGGCTAATACACAGGCACAGCTACGAAAGTAAAGACTCAGCACAACTTAGCTTGAGGGAGTACTATTTATGAAAACACAAGTAGTACAACACGGGAATAGGTTAAAGACAAACTCGATATGTCATCTAGAAGTTGATTCACAACAGGTTAAAACTAAATATCAGCAAAATCCAAAGAGTTTTTTTTAGATGACCGAGAAATCCATATGTGACACCACCCATCGGACCAATCACAGTCTTCTAAAATCGGCCTTTGGACCAATCACATCCTTCTTAACTCGGCCTTTGAACCAATCACAACCTTCTAAACTCGGCCTTTGGACCAATCACAACCTTCTAAACTCGGTGGATAATTGGCTAGCTACAGTACCGTTCTCCACTAAAATACGGGGCTTAGTTTGTGTGGTGTGGGGACTTCAACCTGTGACCTAAGCCACAAATTGAGTTAACTTCCCTATTATAGAAATAAGGTCCTACTGAACAACACAAGATATGACACATCAGACAGAGGATACAATCGTTAAACAGAAAACTATCGTATCACAATTTCCAGCCAAACAAATCCCCATAGCCACAAtttaatctcacaatcacagaGGACATTATCATTACTAAACCTACCATCAACACAACTAGAAAAACATTATTCAGCAAGAGAATAGACATTGAAAGTGAATATGAATACAAGTATCACCATGCAAATAGAATGTATTCTCATCAAAGGCATAAAATAAAACCTAAATCATCTACCCAACACATTAAGAAATATGAATGAATATACACCAACCCAAATCACAAAGATTGAATATTTACCAGCCTGTGAAGGAGGAACCGGCTTGGAGGGCAACTTAGCAGCAGGCTTAGCAGGCTGAACTGGACCCTTCTTGGCTGGTGCAGATGCAACAGGAGCCTTTAGCTGCTGAGCAGCAACTAGCAAACTTGGGTCCTCAGCATCATCATCCAAAAGGTCGAATGGGTTCAAAGTAGCCATTCTTTTTCACTCTTCTCGGAGTTCCTAAACAGATATATAGAGAGGGTGATGCAAAGAACcgatttttttcaagaaatcaAAGAAAACCCTACAGATTAAAATCCATGTAAAGATGAATTTATGGGTAAATTTGAAGATAAACAAATTTCGTGGGTGTTATGAAAACCTAACCAAAGCGGCTGATAATTGAAGGACTGAAGTGAACGAAAGCTTTAAAAACCCTAGATATGGTGGGCGAAGGGATGTTATATATTTGGGTATGGGCCGGGCTGTGGTTTGTTTGTTGTTGGGCCGTTTGTTTATCCAAGTACAATTGTATTTGAAAACATATTTAGagaaatttacaaaaattccactaatttagaaattaattacatagatatattttagtttttgaaatattacgaaatttatcaaattttgatgcGCTTAgatatatgaatttaaaattagatataatttgttctagatacacTGTATCAAAAATGAATTAGAATGTATCTATGACCATATATCTGGTATTCCAAACATGTGGAACACAccaaatacatacatatacatgtatttagtgTGTTTATAAACTATCTTGTTTATCTTCTTCCCCATCGTGTTGTCTTTCTTTATTTTAGGATATCTAACAacttaaatatatgtatttaggTGTATCTTCCTGGATATATAGAAGGAATGTTAATTAGTGATATTATATGAATGTTTAATAAGTTAGCTTTTCCTactaattacatatttatagTTATCCAACCGATatacaagtaaattataaatatatatatatatatataattacaattcgTTCTCTCCTCTATTTGTTCTTCTCTCACTTATCTCTCTCCTCCCTTTTTCAATCTCGCTTGTTTTTAAACTTGGCTATTTTTTCAAAATCCTCCCCAATAAATTCATCATGTTCttgtataataaatatatatatatataaactcatGTTCCTCCTTGATAGGGAGTAAGATACTAGATGTTTGCCGCAATTCTTTTGACATGATTGGATTATTTAATAACAGAAAAGCACAATTTTTAGTATCATAGTTAATACTCGATAGCGTAATACTCGATCACGTAGGAAAAAGTTTATAACtctataataaaagaaattacaaaACCAAACACACACCTTTCTTTAGAAATACTGCATGACAAGACTTGcaaaatatacacaaaataaagaagacaagatatatataatattgaaattgttACCAGATAATATTAAGTGAATCATTCTTGTAACATTATATATCATCTACTCTTCAAGTTCTCATaaaatgatgatattacaccatGTTCAACAATGACTGAAATCAGAAAGAAAAACCAAAAATGTTACAAAACTGGCATCCAACTTTTAGCCCAGGCTGATCAACATAATCCTACACAGGATAAAGAAAAATCAGGTAAAGGGAAGTctaaaattttcagaaaaacaTCAATAGAGGTTTACACAATCCAAGACAATAGTTTTGTCGATGAAGAGTCGACCTAACGGAAAATAACTAAACTCGTATCAATTTCAAGATAAGCAAGGATCTATTATGAGATTCTTAACAACTATCGTACAATGAGTTAAGAcgtaaaacaacataaacagTAAATCTCATAATTGAGGTAAGAGAAGGGCAGCGCATACAAAGACCTTACCCCTTCCTTCTGAAGGTAGAGAGATTGTTTCCCCAGGGCAAAGAGTTAGACGTCGTTATTTAagaatataaacataattgTTGCTAataaatttcaaccaaaactgATTTGATAAGTAAGGAAATTATAAGACTTAAGTCTTGCACCTAAATATGAAGGAAAAGGGTTTTTTGTAAATGTACTAAGGATCAGCAAACCAGGGTTTTCAGGAACCGTCTAAATTTACACGCTAAACGAAAATTATGATGTTACCCAAAAAAATCTAATACAGGAAATCCAAAAGGGTTCCAGGACACGTTATGTTATCATCAAAGCCCAAATATCATAAATGACGGAAAAAGGAAGACAGATCAAACTTGCTTCCTTTTTTACCTAATCCATGCAGGACTGCCTCCCTTACTTGACAGCCAAGGAGGGGAATTGACCAACATCTTCAATGGATGGGGCTGAAACACTGCTGATTCCACCATATCCACCACCATTACCTCTTCCGCGGCCGCGGCCCCTACCACGGCCACCAGGGCGGTAGTAACTTTCACCCTCAGCAGGCTTTAGAAACTCATTTATGCTTTGGGCCTGCAAGAAACTGAATGTATCAAGCCTCACAACTAAAACagtaattaaatatattgaacACGAAACCTTTTGTGGATCAATGTCTTCACTTTAGAGTATTATGTACTAGATTGAGTCCCCTATGTAAGTGTAAACTATAATATACTGATATCACATGAATGCACACGGATGTTGGGGAAAATTCGAATAATGACACCTACAAATTTGTAATCCCTCATtccatttttcatcaaaaatacaATAAAGGGATGAGAATGGTTTCTTTGCAGCTGGTGAAGAATGAGTGGAGATTGATCTTTCTGACTAAAAATACCATTGACTTATTTTACGTGATTCTGGAGGTACAAAAAACACTTCTTTTTTTCAGTTGGGAGGGGCTTGCACTTGTGGGGCGCTGCAGGATGTATTGCTCTCCCCTTAAGCAAACACCCTGCTAGGTACATTATTTTTTGATAGATAGAGTTTATGGAACGGAATGGAATCCCAAGGAACAGATTAAAAATGATGCAACAATACCACATAGCAAGTTAAAAAGAAGAAGCCCATGTACCTTTTTGGCTTTTTCCACTGCCTCCTTTTTCTTATCTTTCTCAGCACCCTGCCCAGACATACAAGCATGATCAATATAGCAGCCTACGACACAATCAAGTTCCAAATAGAGCAATCAAAAGCAGCAAGCACTAAAATAACTCACCAATTTGATGAAGATCTCATCATCATTCTTCTTGTTTGAGAGAAGTAGCATGGATTGAAGTTCTTTGTCCAAATTAACCTTTCTTTCCTCCTGCTTTAGAGCCACCAAAGACTTCCTCTTCTCCTCCATTACCTTCTCATACTCCTCGAGGGTCATCTCCTACAACATAAGCGgagatgaaaaattaaaagttcgGAACAGTGACCatagatacatatgaaaaataacaactGGAATCATGCAAATAACACTAGCTACAACATTGTAAGTCAAACCTCTACGAGAAAGTTAATCCACATacaaatcaaagtaaagaagCACCTAGTCTACcagaaaaaattagtttaagttCATAGAAATATCTGTGACAGGAAACATTTATAACAGCATAATGCTAATTTAAAAAGAAACAGCGAGtagtaaatgaaaaaaacattAGCAGCaagtggtttttttttttttggaatggGTATGAAACTACCATAGGAAATACTGGGAAAAACATTGAAGAACTTaccaacaataaataaaatacattactGGTTTCGACAAGTTAGATTGCACTGGAATATGGATAACTGAGCTGATATTATTCCTTGTCCAGACTGATTTAATCGACAAGGAGACGGTCCAAGAATTCAACATTGAATTTGCACCCCCATTTCTCTCCCTTCCCCCCAATAGCACCCCACTTAAGAAAATGATAGTGCCAACAAAGATATCAATTGGCAACAATAGAATAAGGGCATGTAAGCAGACAGAGGAAATAATGGTCTTCACCAGAAAATTTCAGTTACCTTCTCCTCAGGTTCCTTCTCTTCTGGCTCAGCAGCAGTAGAATCCTTGTTGTTATCTCCAGCATCTTCCTGCCCAGTTTGTTTCTCAGCCTCAACAATCTTCTCACCATCAACAACAGGTACTTCAGTCTCCCTgaatttggattaaaaaaatcaacattaCGCTACCACAAAAAATTTAATAGGTAAAGCCAATGAAAATAAGGAAACTAAAAATAGAGATGATAATCTCACGGTGCAATATCATCTGCAGTAGTTCCCCAATTCCCACGACCAGAGCCCTCCCGTTTAATATACTCATTCCTATAGAATAGAACAGAACAATAAGATACACACATGTGCACAAGAAAAAAAGCCTACCACAATAAGCACACCTTAGAGTTACTGAAAAACCTAACAAAGGGATTAGTGAAAAGCACTTGTATGAATTCAATAAATAGCAAAATCACTTACCCACGGCCAGTGCCACTTCGTCGATCAAACACTCTCCTTGGGCGTTCAATTTCTCCATCACCAGCATCACCATTATTGAAACCACCACGACGACCTCCGTAGAAGCCCCCACGAGATCCACCGTATCCACCTCTCCTTTCAGAGACCTTTCCTGATTCTCCATTTTCTGGAGCACTGTACCTCCCAGAGAACCCATTATTGCTGCCAAAAGCATTCTCATCAGCAGCAAAGTCTTGGTTAAACCCACGTCCACGTCCACGACCACGGCCCCCTCCACGTGGACCCCCGCGGCCTCCTCCTCTCTGGCCATCACTCCTGGCTTCCCTCACTGTACAAGAAGGGTGACACAAATAAGTGATGGGAAAAAGTAATCACAGTGTCCATATAAGTCAACAGTTGGGGCAATGGCACATTgcgtaagaaaaatattaaggaCAAAAATTAAAGGCTAATTTCCATTATTAACATTATGATTATTCCCAAACTATTCTCCCATGTATACTAGTAAAgaacattcattaaataaagGGCAAACATGGAAAAAAAAGTACCAATAATTTTCTTGAACTTTAAGCAATCACATATTTTGAACAATAAAAGATGTCCAAGTAATTCACTTAATATGAACTAAAGGGCTAATACACAGGCACAGCTACGAAAGTAAAGACTCAGCACAACTTAGCTTGAGGGAGTACTATTTATGAAAACACTAGTACAACACGGGAATAGGTTAAAGAAAAACTCGATATGTCATCTAGAAGTTGATTCACAACAGGTTAAAACTAAATATCAGCAAAATCCAAAGAGTTTTTTTTAGATGACCGAGAAATCCATATGTGACACCACCCATCGGACCAATCACAGTCTTCTAAAATCGGCCTTTGGACCAATCACATCCTTCTTAACTTGGCCTTTGGACCAATCACAACCTTCTAAACTCGGCCTTTGGACCAATCACAACCTTCTAAACTCAGTGGATAATTGGCTAGCAACAGTACAGTTCTCCAATAAAATACGGGGCTTGCTTAGTTTGTGTGGTGTGGGGACTTCAACCTGTGACCTAAGCCACAAATTGAGTTAACTTCCCTATTATAGAAATAAGGTCCTACTGAACAACACAAGATATGACACATCAGACAGAGGATTAAACAGAAAACTATCGTGTCACAATTTCCAGCCAAACAAATCCCCATAGCCACAAtttaatctcacaatcacagaGGACATTATCATTACTAAACCTACCATCAACACAACGAGAAAAACATTATTCAGCAAGAGAATAGACATTGAAAGTGAATATGAATATAAGTATCACCATGTAAATAGAATGTATTCTCATCAAAGGCATAAAATAAAACCTAAATCATCTACCCAGCACATTAAGAAATATGAATGAATATACACCAACCCAAATCACAAAGATTGAATATTTACCAGCCTGTGAAGGAGGAACCGGCTTGGAGGGCAACTTAGCAGCAGGCTTAGCATGCTGAACTGGACCCTTCTTGGCTGGTGCAGATGCAACAGGAGCCTTTAGCTGCTGAGCAGCAACTAGCAAACTTGGGTCCTCAGCATCATCATCCAAAAGGTCGAATGGGTTCAAAGTAGCCATTCTTTTTCACTCTTCTCGGAGTTTCTAAACAGATATAGAGAGAGGGTGATGCAAAGAACcgattttttttcaacaaatcaACGAAAACCCTACAGATTAAAATCCATGTAAAGATGAATTTATGGGTAAATTTGAAGAGAAACAAATTTGTGGGTGTTATGAAAACCTAACCAAAGCGGCTGATAATTGAAGGACTGAAGTGAACGAAAGCTTAAAAACCCTAGATATGGTGGGCGTAGGGAGGTTATATATCTGGGTATGGGCCGGGCTGTGCTTTGTTTGTTGAAATTTCTTGGGCCCTTTTGTTTATCCAAGTACAATTGTATTTGAATATACATATTTAgagaaatttacaaaaaaatccactaatttagaaattaattacgtagatatattttagttttgaaaTATTACGAAATTTATCCAATTTTGATGCGCTTAGATACATGAATTTAAAATTAGGTAtaatttgttctagatacacTACATCAATATTAGAATGTATCTATGACCATCTCATTGTATATATATGGTATTCCAAACATGTGGAACACACCAAATACATGGTATACATGTATATAGTGTGTTTCTAAACTATCTTGTTTGTCTTCTTCCCCATCGTGTCTTTATTTTAAGATATCTAACAacttaaatatatgtatttaggTGTATCTTCCTG is part of the Solanum pennellii chromosome 8, SPENNV200 genome and harbors:
- the LOC107028305 gene encoding RGG repeats nuclear RNA binding protein A-like isoform X1; this encodes MATLNPFDLLDDDAEDPSLLVAAQQLKAPVASAPAKKGPVQHAKPAAKLPSKPVPPSQAVREARSDGQRGGGRGGPRGGGRGRGRGRGFNQDFAADENAFGSNNGFSGRYSAPENGESGKVSERRGGYGGSRGGFYGGRRGGFNNGDAGDGEIERPRRVFDRRSGTGRGNEYIKREGSGRGNWGTTADDIAPETEVPVVDGEKIVEAEKQTGQEDAGDNNKDSTAAEPEEKEPEEKEMTLEEYEKVMEEKRKSLVALKQEERKVNLDKELQSMLLLSNKKNDDEIFIKLGAEKDKKKEAVEKAKKAQSINEFLKPAEGESYYRPGGRGRGRGRGRGNGGGYGGISSVSAPSIEDVGQFPSLAVK
- the LOC107028305 gene encoding RGG repeats nuclear RNA binding protein A-like isoform X2 → MATLNPFDLLDDDAEDPSLLVAAQQLKAPVASAPAKKGPVQHAKPAAKLPSKPVPPSQAVREARSDGQRGGGRGGPRGGGRGRGRGRGFNQDFAADENAFGSNNGFSGRYSAPENGESGKVSERRGGYGGSRGGFYGGRRGGFNNGDAGDGEIERPRRVFDRRSGTGRGETEVPVVDGEKIVEAEKQTGQEDAGDNNKDSTAAEPEEKEPEEKEMTLEEYEKVMEEKRKSLVALKQEERKVNLDKELQSMLLLSNKKNDDEIFIKLGAEKDKKKEAVEKAKKAQSINEFLKPAEGESYYRPGGRGRGRGRGRGNGGGYGGISSVSAPSIEDVGQFPSLAVK